The genomic DNA ACGGTTTGTTTATTCACGGATGAGtttgttgagttttaatcaTGGCTCATCAAGTCATCATCAACATGCAAAGCATCAATATATTTACTTcaataacattttaattattgttattttatttgttgggttaaaataaagagttaaacgccattttctaaaataaaatatggGTTGTATACGGCGTTGGGAAGGGTGGGTGCGGAGTGCTGTGGTGAGGGGGGAGGGTCGGGCGGGAGCAGTGCGCTGGGTAAGGGTGGAAAGGGAAGCATacgtgttttaaaaaaaaaaattaataaaaatactctcgtaattattttcttttttttcaaaaactctTTGACAAAATTAGTAAAAAATACCCtcgtaaaaaattattttttactcgAGAAGCATGGACATCAAATGCCCAGCTTAGAGCATGTGAATGTCCATATCAAGATAAAATAGGAGTGACCGACATCAAACAATCACGGTGTTCAACGTCAAGCAACCATAGCGGTTAGCGGTTGACATCAAACAACTGCGGGGGTTGTGTGCCCATATATACCAGGCATAGAAGTGTCGATGAATGATCAACGCAAACACGAGGGAATAAAAGACCATGTAAGTACCGGAGAAATCCTAGTTAAATGATCAACATTTGTTCTGAAATTCCTTTTGACGTATTTAAATAATGTATAAAtgcattaacaaaaaaaaaaaaaggttaagtACAAAAGATGGATCATATGTTAATGAAATTAATAGGACGCATCACCTAAAACACGTACTGCCAATAAATCATTTGGATTTCAAATTACGGATGAATCATAAGTTCTTTAGATATAATACATCAATGTTATTGATCATCTTATTATCTACGCATATATATACGGATAAAGTGAAAATGGTCAAGAGCTAGCAAGATTAATTATTAGTTGATGAAAGTGGTTAGGGAAGTTAATGCCGATTGACAGCTCCCATGCCCGTGTATTGAGCAAAGGTCTGCCGGTCCATTCCCATCCCTTTGATTGATTGTGACAACTATCGACTCGACTATAATTAAATTATTCAACAATAATTTTGCACAATTTGGGGAGTTGAAGGTTACACGCATTATGTGCTAACAAATTGAAGATATATGAAGGTTTTTATTCATAATTAAATTTCTCTGCTCTTTTATGATCATGTATACTTGTTAGATGTTACGTATTTGTACttaataattaattgaattCTAGTTACTTTCCTAATGAAATGTCGAAGCCTTGTTCAAGCCaataaatgaaattaattaCGTACCTTAGCAGCTTAGCAGTTCGTTTTATAGTTTAGGGGTCATTGATTTCATATTAAAGGGCCTCCCTCCATGTCCATGATCATCGCCATATATACTTTTCAATCTTAATCATTTTCGTATGGCTTGAGCATTATGGAAATTGTTTGACATTGCTATCGTACGTGGTCCCTTATGCAGCTTCAgtttatgaaaagaaaaaagttaaagTGCATCTACACCTGCACGCTAGTAAAAATCATCAAAGTTCATAAGGAATCCATGACACCCTAGCGTGAACAAACTAATCTTACGCATCAATGATCAAACTGCCGTAAACGACGTGTCACAAACTGATAGTCCCCACGAACCATATATACACAATATTTCTTACTTAAAGTAACAAATTAACTTCAATTATTGACCCCTATttatcttaaaaataaaataaaataaaaacttaaattgGTGTGTCAATGCTTGTGCATGTGCAACCAACATATTCTCTGTAATTAAAAACATATTGacgtttaaaaattattatatacaCGAACAGATAGAAGGAAAATAGCTACCCCCTTCCCTTCCCTTATCactaaaaagaagaagaagaagaagaaggaaaaaaaagaagaaaattagcCAAATTAAGTGAAACATGGGAATTAGCCAGCTCCGTGGAGATGAAGATCGTGAGCATGAAGGAAACCCTCCTCACAGTCTCCTCCAAGACCTCAAGGTCACTGTCCACCACTCATCTCTTGTATTCCCATCCCAACAGACACAGAAAAGAACCATGTTCCTATCCAACATAGACCAAGTTCTTAATTTCGACGTCCACTCTGTGCATTTCTTCGGTGCCCACAAAGATTTTCCTGATGGCCAAATTGCAGCTGAGAAACTCAGAGACAGCCTCGCCAAGATATTGGTGCCTTATGATTTCTTGGCGGGAAGATTGAAAGTGAACCCCAACACGGGTCGCTTAGAGATCGAGTGCAATGGTGCCGGAGCAGGATTTGTGGTTGCTTCTAGTGAGTATGCTTTAGATGAGATTGGAGACTTGGTTTATCCTAATTCAGCCTTTGCACAACTAGTTTGCAGCGCTATGGATCATGATCAACTACTGAAACTTACTGCTGGTGCTGTTGGTGATGATCATGATGGTCTTCGTCAGCCACTTTTCATTCTGCAGGTACCTGTGCATATAATTTGGGTCACCATCATTTGTTCTGCATAAAGCTAGCTAACAAGATAATAATGCAGTTCCACTTTGTTTGCAATCGCCTTAATAATGCAAGCTCCAATTAGTTTTTTATGTATAGATATATATCTTACGAACTCTCTTAATAAATTTCTCATGGTCATGGAGTACTGGTGGTGCATAAAATACTTGCTCTTCCATTACTTATAAAGGACGAGTAATGTTAGAAAATCACACTATATATATACCACATAATGGAGGTAGAGTTTGCGTACCAATACAAATAGGTATTTATCTATATCAAAGATATGGTATAATGTGGTCTCGTAAAATACATTGTGTTCTCCTATGTAATATGTGAGGATGTGGAGATTGTTCTACTTTGAAAAGTTAAGAGAATAACATCTCTAAATGATATGTCAAGTATGTCAAATAATACTAGAAGACATCACGGTTTTCTCCAATAAAAATGCTATAATTGACGTGGCATATGAATTATTTAACTTCTTATTTTCTAGTTGTCTTCTTATTACAAATAAAGATAGAATCAATTTGGTTATTTAATGTTTGGGGTCTCATAATTCACTAATAGAATACAacttttaaactattttttcttaaaaattataGTTTTAGGCCCAATGCATAATGAAATAATTTAACAAATATCTTGGAATGAGAGAAATTTTGGCATCAGCCTCAAATGGGCACATCAgcattcaaattcaattttgacAGTTCATGTAAGAAATATCAATTTCCCTTATCAATTTTGACAGTTCATGGGCACATCAGCATTGATTCTCTTACAAGGAGTTGAGTTACACCGTGCCAattagtttatgatgaaatatCAATTTCCCTTATTTTATTATAGTATGTTAATTAATCCATGTATGAAAGTCTAATGATTATATGTAATCCACGTCGCATGTGTTGTTTATGTGTGTGAGTATATATTGAGTGTGCTCCCACATCAAAGAGTTTATAAATTGTATATGTGCTTATGAAAAATTAAACTACAttcatattaccaattaattatttacttttaacGTAATGTGATACATCAAGCCTTCAAAATTGCATTTTCTTCACATGCATGATTATGACTTCTTAGCCAGTGTAATCATCCCTGCAAATTAATTGTTTGCTCAACTATCTGTTTAACTATAATTATCGTTAATTAGGACATATTTATATGTAACCtattacaatttaatttttttcatctttgaaggaaaaaagtgaaaacatcatttcAAAAGATACCTAGGATAATGATATAATTTCTTGAAAGAGATGATTGGACACTTACAAATTAGTTTGATATATTGTATAACTACATAGTACGTATTACAGTAAGAGCTCAAGAGCAGGGACTACGTAAGCAAAACGTGGCTCCAAGGACTAGACAAAAATACCTAGGAGAGTTTCATAAGGAAAATAGCCTAGTGGaagaggagagatttttcaatatgttgAGAACACGGGATGGTATGTCATATatcattatataagtggtgagatactcatattaaaaattaacaacttaaaataaaattttcctccacttatattataacatgtgATATACTAGGTGATGTACTGCCCATGTTTTatacacaataaaaaatttcccgTGTAGGAGACAAGGCAATTTGGGATTCcgctaatattttattaacatAACATATTTCTCTGATGCACTTTGAAACCcactaatattttataaaataaaataaaaagatatacAATTAAGAATTGTCTTATCTATTTTGCATTGTTCGTTGAAGAGGTAGACATCTTAATTAGGCAAATGAACTAAGCAAAATGGCAAATCAACCAACAAAGTACAATTTTACTTCAAATAATTGTCTAGTCCTTTGGAGATGCTGACACAAGAGAAAATTTTGAGCAAAAGTAATGTGAAAATAAAAGGTTATGCGAAAATGACACATCAAATTTATGTAATTAGTGAAAATTCTAGAGAATAGTTAGAGTGAAGAATATGCAATTCATATGGAACATGTTTATTGATACAGTGATGTTCTTATTCAATAATGTCATATGTTATTGAATTAGGATGTCATAATCATGCATGACATACTCGTTTCTTATAAGAAAGTGTTGCCTCATGCCCATGAGTATGGGACCCACATGCAAAACCTATTCCTTAATGTGGAATGCATAGTGTTGCCCTAAACTTGAACTTCTCATACAATTGACAACATGCAAATTCTTATATCTTAACTTAAATTGAACAATGAGATTCAAGAAGAGGGGGTCGCAGGAGAGGGAGAAAGTGgaaagaggaggaaagaaataaagaaatagAGGATTGGAGgcgagagaaagaagaaagaagagagcgAAGGAGCAgaggagaaaaaagagagagatagattgGGAGTGAGTGGGcaggagagagaaaagaaatgagtgaaCTTTAGGTTTAAAAATTCACTTTGGTGTTTTTAGAAAgcaggctattttttttgagttagccttaagtttaattttttaaaatatagtcctatcaaacaagtttttaaacttaaaacttaaaaaatgttttttagtttaaaaattagattaaaataGAATACTAAGCATGCGCTTACTATTTGGATCATATTTACTTGTTTACTTGTGCTACTTTTCTGTAAATGGGGATTCACATGGGTATATGCACTAAGCAACAAATACAGATATATGTACCATACATAGTTACTGTATAATCAATTAGATTGGATCTATATGTTTCGTATACTTAATTACGTAATCAACTAATATAGCTAGATAGATATTGTAGTTACTAGCTAGTTATATATGTaccaaatatataattatatgtacacatatatatagggtGAAATATTTACTGAGTGGTTTAATTAGTCAGAAGAATTATCGTGTGATTAATTGAACTAATAATTGAACAGGTGACAACATTTAAGTGTGGTGGATTCGCGATGGGCATATCAAACAACCATGCAACATTTGACGGTATAAGCTTCAGACTGTTCTTGGACAATCTGGCTGCCCTGGCTGCTAACAAGCCCTTGGCAGTGATCCCTTACAATGACCGTCAGATCTTAGCTGCTCGATCACCACCACGTGTCACCTTCATCCACCCCGAGTTACAAGAGCTCGAGAATATCTCCACCCTGGAGCGCAAGCAAGAGGATGAGCTTGAGGTTGGCGGCCATGACACACACCCTACAGTGTTTGAAGCCACCCAAGAAGAGCTTGACTTCAAGATCTTCCGGCTGACTGCCAGCGACATTGCTCACCTCAAGGAGAAGGCAAAATCCATCGCTAGTAGTACAAAAGAACGTGTAAAGATTACTAGCTTTAGCGTGGTGACCGCCCTGATATGGCGGTGCAAGGCATTGTCATCTTCAACATATGTTGATGATCATGGTGAAAGTAGAGAGTCGAGGATTCTTTATGCGGTGGACATAAGGCAGAGGCTGAACCCGCCGCTACCCCAGGGCTACACTGGGAATGGAGTGCTGACTGCCTACGCTTCTGCTGGGTGCAGGGAACTGGAAGAAGGGCCGTTCTCAAGAGCGGTGGAGATGGTGTCTGAGGGGGCAGCAAGGATGACAGATGAGTATGCGAGGTCCGTCATCGACTGGGGAGAGTTACGCAAAGGCTTTCCTAACGGGGAGGTGTTGGTGTCATCCTGGTGGAGATTGGGGTTTGCTGACGTGGAATATCCATGGGGGAAGCCCAGGTACAGTTGTCCCGTCGTATATCACAGGAAGGATATCATCTTGTTCTTTCCTGAACAAGATGTGCCTGATAATGGAACAAATGGTACTGGGGTTAATATTTTGGTGGCACTTCCTCATCGGGAGATGCAAAAGTTCCAAGCCCTCTTCCAGAAGTTCTTATTGGGCTAaaaatttttaatataagaatAAATATGCATATTGTAACATGAATGTGTACGGGACCATGTATGATATACCCATATATATCGTTTCTGTAGTAGCTCCTACTGATTATGATCGAAGGTGGGATTAGAGTTCAAGAGAGGAACGATTGTGTTGGAGACTTATTTATTTGGCTCCATTATATACAAAGAAGATATATAACATGTGTTGCATTACTATTTTCTCGTATTATTATAATATCAGGATTCCAAACTCAACTGTAGTAACTAAACACGAGGGTTGCATGTATATTATGAATATTTTGATCCATATTGTCTTAGATAGACAATTACACACGACACTTTTGTATTTAATTAGTACAACTTCATCCCTTGGAGCGAAGAATACGAACACCTTATTATTAACTTAAAATAGTCAGCTTTTAGTCCGAACCATGCAAGCATGTCGATAGCTAGTTGTTGTAGTTCTTGGAAATTGAGAAGTATTTAGTGTCAAACAAGCATGTCCAAATGCTATACCAGTTGTGCGCACACATCGATAGACTAGCTAAGCTAGTACGTATAGTATCCCCCACCAGCTAAGccaaattattattatcaatGCTATAGTTGTAGTAGTAGTATATATCATTTAcggactatatatatatatatatatattttttttttttatcgtttaATTTCGACACTATGATCTATAGATTATCTATCTATTATTATTATCAAAGTTATCTTCTCCTCCCACCGGAGCCGCTCTCCCTTTGGCAGTTAAAATAGACGGCAGCCACCGGTAATCCAAGATTATAAAGCTCGGCGAAGTCTTTGGTATTGAAGTTTTGGCGCCATCCAGGAGCATACACTGTTTGCCTACCCAATTGGCGAAACAGCACAAAAACAAAGCGATGAATCCCAACTGTTGGCCGTGGACTTTCGTAACACACGATCTCTTGCCCTGCATGATCAATATATATGGGTTTCATTACCAGTGTCTATGCTTGAATATAAGGGTTCCTTCATGGCAGACAGTTAGGGGTTTGGGTTAAATtattaggaaaattaatgaaaatgatttaaaaactttgagttttaacgaaaagaacaaaataaagattaaagtgaataataccaagattggctttttagtataaaaatataatttttcattaaaattaacaataccATAATTTTTTCGCTAAAATTTCTTAAATTATTACCAGTGGGAAACCTTAGCTAAAGACAAAGCCTTCTCCTGAAAAGATCTTTACCATAGAGCTCAAGGGCCCAAGAGGCCCAATATATGATTTTCCTCGTCATCATGTGTGACGTCATTTGATATTTTGCCACTCTTTTTTCATATGAGATTTATTTTAAGTTGTCCTTCCATACTGGGACATAGTCAAATTGTATTCAAAGTTTGCAGGTGGTCATTTATCATAGTGGTGAAAATGTGTTGAGCCTTTACATAACGGTGTGGGCTCAAGTCATGTcgatggctaatctaacatctaatgtaacaaaatctattgtttgacaaaaaaaactaaaaaaaaaggtaaattacaaaaaactacatcAACTATTAGTCTCATGACActatcatacctcatttttttaaattgacaatgtcataccttttatttagaatttggtccaatgttatccCTTCCGTTATTTGGCCGTGaaattttcagttaaatgctgacgtggcttgattcggaactcactttctattaaagaaataataaaatattattaaaaacttaaaaaaatttatttaatattttttatatattaaaataataaagaaaagtaaaaaacaaaaaaaaaaccctcagtTCGTCCGTCCCccttccccatcttcatcttctttccccCACATGCAAGccagaaaaaagagaaagaaagaaagaaagaaaaaaaaaaaaacccagatctcgTCTACGCCACCATCGCCATGTTCATGATGGGAAGATGGGTGCACGGAGAAGGTggaggatgtggagaatggatgagagtagtggatttggggttggcagggggttgggttttttttggtgggggtgggggggaGACGaattgggtttggtttgggtttttttttttttttttttttttttgtttccttcttccttcttcttcctctttttctgggttggggttttttttttgttttttcttcttcttcttcttcttcctcttccttctttttgggttggggggggggggacaaactgggtttggtttgggattttttatttattttttatttcttcttcttcttctttctgggttgtagggggttgggttttttttttttttttttttttgtgccgcCGGGGGGGGGAAGGGGAGGAACTGGGTTGggctgggttttttttttttttttttttcttttcttttttgttcttccCCTTCTTTTTTCTGGATTGCAAGGagttgggttttttattttttttgggggggggggggggggaggggggtttcttcctccttcttcttcttctttctgggttgtagggggttgggttttttttttgggggtgaGGGGGACTAGGTTGGgctggggtttttttttttttttttttttctttttcgttctTCCCCTTCTTCTTTATGGATTACAGggagttgggttttttttttttttttttttgttttgttttgttttgttgggggggggggggggggaggggaaaGGAACTGggtttgggttttgatttttttttcttctccttcttcttcttcttcttctttcccgGGAGGGGgggggtgttgatgggttttcattttttttttttgttgaatattaagcagggaagaagatgaagatggggagacaGAGAGTGGGGAACAAACGAactgagggttttttttttttttaataacttttctttattattttaatatttaaaacatattaaatatttttattaattttttaataaaatgtaggccccgaatcaagccacatcagcatttaactgaaaaattcACGAGCAAGTAACGGAAAGTATAACATTAgatcaaattctaaagatgaggtatgacattgttaattttaaaaatgaggtatgatagtgtcgtgagaccaataattgaggtaattttttgtcatttaaagTTTAGGGTCTAGAACAATATTATTGTCACCCTTTCGCTATGTGATTTAATTTGAATTGTTCTTGCATACTTAGACCTAGTCAAGTTGAATCCAGGTTTATGAGTGATATACGTGGGCTTGTTTACTGTTAATGATACAACACAATTAATGGTTAGATCCTAAAAAAGTATAATTATACTTGATTGCCctcaaataaacataaacaataagataaatgctaaggagacttttTTAAAAGTAGAATTCTCCGCATCATCTCATGTTTTTAGCATAATTCTCGTGTCAACATTAGAAAATAGTGtgtcaaaaacatgaggtggcgaaaaatatatagaaaatcCTACTTTGAGAGAGattccttaacatttctcgAACAAAAAAGAACCGTAGTTAATGACAAAGCTGATATAACCAATGGCCGGGCATTGGAAGTGCAGTAGAAACAACTCACCGAAGCTTGCCGCGGTTGTTGCTGGAATATCCGTAACCAACCTGAAACGTTCGTACAAAGTATCAGTACTTATCACCATCACCAACCTTATCCTTCTTCGTCTACACTCCTTCCCACCTTTGAAAGACAAACGCATAGAGATCGAGTTGAATCCTTGCCAGTATAAATATTGTTGGCAAATTACTTCGTATTATATTAGCAAATTTATTTAAGAAGTGAATTAAGCTAAAGggaaagatatatatatatatatatatccctgtacagagagagagagagagagagagagaaacaaaataCACACCAATGCAAATATTCCTTTAGGTTGGGATCACTTGGGCTGGGTGCATCAGGATCCACCATGACCTGCAATTAGTGGAAGTAATTAATGAAACCGGTGCATGTTAATTTCCCATTTTCTCAAAAGtctgtatttatatatatgtttacatATTAATTCATGAAAAAGTAGGTCAATTGAAGAAGCATATATGGATATATGGATGGATGGAAGATGGAAACTTACCAGAGTGTAGAAAGTCCTGAGATCGTCACCACCAGTATCAACTCTAGGTTGCTGGACAACTTGAGAAGGTTTGAGCTCACAACCATTGTTAACCTCCTTATTGCCGTAGGTCACCCTCAGAGAAACGGACCTTGTGAAGGGGTCTAAAACATCACCTACCACTCGTCCAACAACAAGGGGGTCCCTGTCCCGAggcattttctttcttttggatGTATAAGATATAATTtagatatattaaaaaaaatttaaaaaaaaaaaaaaaactacttgtACTACTAGTTATCTAGCTAGATCTATGTGTGTGTTATATATGTATAGCTAAAACTCAAAGTATCCAAATAAGTTGCGACTTTGGATATTGAGAGTTTTGTGATCAAAATCGAGAGGCCTATTGGCTATTTATATTCTGTTGCGTTGCATGCTGTATTGCTATTTGCCCAGTTAGCTTTTGTTTCTGTGCACACATGAAAGATTCTGCTCCATATGTCAATCGCTTTTTCGTTTTTGCCTTTCGCTATCTTGActtttttatattcttttgatTCTTACTATAAGTTCCTCTGATATGAAAACACGGCGATTGGCGATGCCCTCCCCCTTTCATCCACTGTTAAAAGTAGTGGACCACCAGTTTTTATTCCCATTTGATCAGTTTATGCGTTGTCGGTCCAAAGCTCCCCCATCATCGTACACCTCGTCAAATCTTCTCTTTCCCTCCgaaacaaagaaaattctaGGCCTTAGCTACCTCGGAAATTAGATCATACAaaattaattcattttaatttccAGATTTACATGTGTATATACCAACAACTTATTTAGTCAAGGGGTAGTCAAGTAGTAGAAGAAAGTTTTGCATAATGTTTTGCGTTTTATTACTTTATTAGATTGTGTTAGGTTAGGCTTCTTGTCTCCTAATTTGTTGtacttttcattttattttgttaatatgTTCCCATATGCTACATTGAATTTGACACATATAGttgtttataaaaaataaaaaataaaactagttTAGATTTTCAATGCTAAACTTTATATCCATACACaataaagataaagaaaaagtatat from Pyrus communis chromosome 17, drPyrComm1.1, whole genome shotgun sequence includes the following:
- the LOC137723488 gene encoding protein HEADING DATE 3A, giving the protein MPRDRDPLVVGRVVGDVLDPFTRSVSLRVTYGNKEVNNGCELKPSQVVQQPRVDTGGDDLRTFYTLVMVDPDAPSPSDPNLKEYLHWLVTDIPATTAASFGQEIVCYESPRPTVGIHRFVFVLFRQLGRQTVYAPGWRQNFNTKDFAELYNLGLPVAAVYFNCQRESGSGGRRR
- the LOC137723486 gene encoding acyltransferase GLAUCE yields the protein MGISQLRGDEDREHEGNPPHSLLQDLKVTVHHSSLVFPSQQTQKRTMFLSNIDQVLNFDVHSVHFFGAHKDFPDGQIAAEKLRDSLAKILVPYDFLAGRLKVNPNTGRLEIECNGAGAGFVVASSEYALDEIGDLVYPNSAFAQLVCSAMDHDQLLKLTAGAVGDDHDGLRQPLFILQVTTFKCGGFAMGISNNHATFDGISFRLFLDNLAALAANKPLAVIPYNDRQILAARSPPRVTFIHPELQELENISTLERKQEDELEVGGHDTHPTVFEATQEELDFKIFRLTASDIAHLKEKAKSIASSTKERVKITSFSVVTALIWRCKALSSSTYVDDHGESRESRILYAVDIRQRLNPPLPQGYTGNGVLTAYASAGCRELEEGPFSRAVEMVSEGAARMTDEYARSVIDWGELRKGFPNGEVLVSSWWRLGFADVEYPWGKPRYSCPVVYHRKDIILFFPEQDVPDNGTNGTGVNILVALPHREMQKFQALFQKFLLG